A DNA window from Macadamia integrifolia cultivar HAES 741 chromosome 4, SCU_Mint_v3, whole genome shotgun sequence contains the following coding sequences:
- the LOC122075630 gene encoding transcription and mRNA export factor ENY2-like, translating into MRASINRPPTPDAEEDKEKELTLQEIINVKLIESGEKERLKELLRERLIECGWRDEMKALCRAFSRKKGRNNVTVDDLVNVITPKGRASVPDSVKAELLQRIRTFLVSVAL; encoded by the exons AT GAGGGCTTCTATCAACCGCCCACCAACACCAGATGCAGAGgaagacaaagaaaaagaactaaCTCTTCAAGAGATCATCAACGTCAAA TTAATTGAGAGTGGGGAAAAGGAACGGTTGAAGGAGCTTCTAAGGGAAAGGCTTATTGAATGTGGGTGGAGAGATGAAATGAAAGCTCTTTGcag AGCCTTTTctaggaagaagggaaggaataATGTTACTGTGGATGACCTTGTAAACGTAATCACGCCTAAGGGCAGAG CCTCAGTTCCTGATTCTGTAAAGGCTGAGCTGTTGCAGCGCATCCGAACGTTTCTAGTGTCAGTAGCTCTTTGA
- the LOC122077007 gene encoding mitochondrial import receptor subunit TOM20-like, translating into MDMEMPQNDFDRLMLFEHARKTAEANYVKNPFDADNLTRWGGALLELSQFQSVTESKKMINDAISKLEEALLVNPKKHDTLWCLGNAHTSNAFLNPDHEFAKISFDKASQYFQQAVDEDPGNELYLKSLEVTAKAPELHMEIHKHGLVQQSMGGGSSTSSNVKGSKKKKSNDLKYDIFGWIILAVGIVAWVGMAKSHVPPPPPPR; encoded by the exons ATGGATATGGAAATGCCTCAAAACGATTTCGATCGACTTATGTTATTCGAGCATGCTCGAAAGACAGCGGAGGCGAACTATGTTAAGAACCCGTTCGATGCAGAT AACCTCACGAGATGGGGAGGAGCGCTTCTTGAATTGTCACAGTTCCAAAGTGTTACTGAGTCGAAGAAGATGATAAATG ACGCGATTTCAAAGCTGGAGGAGGCACTGTTAGTCAATCCAAAGAAGCACGACACCCTCTGGTGCTTAGGAAATGCACACACTTCCAATGCTTTTCTGAATCCGGATCATGAATttgcaaagatttcatttgATAAGGCGTCTCAGTATTTCCAGCAAGCAGTAGATGAA GATCCTGGGAACGAGCTTTACCTTAAGTCTTTAGAAGTGACTGCGAAG gCCCCAGAATTACATATGGAGATCCATAAGCACGGGCTTGTTCAGCAGTCTATGGGGGGAGGATCTTCGACTTCTTCAAATGTGAAG ggatcaaagaagaagaaaagcaacGACCTTAAGTATGACATATTCGGATGGATAATCCTCGCTGTTGGCATTGTCGCATGGGTAGGAATGGCGAAGTCCCATgttcctccaccaccacctcccagataa
- the LOC122075552 gene encoding cytochrome P450 78A5-like: MKARFLANLCFWILCFVVISQTYYPWPLLLLLFSLFPLLLNSWLVPGGFAWRNHHKSSSRLQGPIGWPLLGSIPTLMGHLSHCKLAKLSASHGATRLMAFSMGLTRVVISSHPDTAREILCGSAFSDRPTKESTHLLMFERAIGFAPSGEYWRHLRRIAANHMFSPRRIAAFEGLRQCIMDEMLKGVWKEMKWRGFVELRKILQKGSLDNVVESLFGRSLCLEGEDLGLMVKEGYELIEKFNWEDCFPLVFLDFYGVRRRCSKLAIRVDRLLRQVIEERRREEEECRSSDDFLSVLLTLPKEDQLSDSDMVAVLWEMLFRGTDVVAILLEWIMARMVLHQDTQAKAQREIDICIRENRHVRDSDIPNLPYLQAIVKEVLRLHPPGPLLSWARLATHDVHIGKFFVPAGTTAMVNMWAITHDGSIWKDPWAFRPERFLEEDVSIMGSDLRLAPFGSGRRVCPGKALGLATVHLWLASLLENFVWLPVPAHSVDLSECLRLSLEMKKPLACRVVRRRPTSK, translated from the exons atgaaagCAAGATTCTTAGCCAATCTCTGCTTCTGGATCCTCTGTTTTGTTGTTATTAGCCAAACCTATTATCCATGgcctcttcttctacttctcttctctctcttccctttgctCCTCAATTCTTGGTTAGTTCCAGGAGGCTTTGCATGGAGAAATCACCACAAGTCCTCTTCGAGGCTGCAGGGTCCAATTGGGTGGCCCTTATTGGGCAGCATCCCTACATTAATGGGTCATCTCAGTCATTGCAAACTGGCCAAGCTATCGGCCTCACACGGTGCAACACGTCTTATGGCCTTCAGCATGGGCCTGACACGTGTCGTGATCAGTAGCCACCCTGATACTGCTAGGGAGATTCTCTGTGGGTCAGCCTTTTCTGATCGTCCAACAAAGGAATCCACCCACTTACTGATGTTCGAGAGGGCCATTGGATTCGCACCTTCTGGAGAATACTGGAGACATCTGAGACGGATTGCAGCAAATCACATGTTCTCTCCCCGGAGAATAGCCGCTTTCGAGGGTCTTCGACAGTGTATTATGGAtgaaatgttgaagggagtgtGGAAggagatgaagtggagagggtTTGTGGAGCttagaaaaatacttcaaaagGGTTCTTTAGATAATGTTGTGGAGAGCTTGTTTGGGAGGTCTTTGTGtttggaaggagaggatttgGGTTTAATGGTTAAGGAGGGTTATGAGTTAATAGAGAAGTTTAATTGGGAGGACTGTTTTCCCTTGGTGTTTCTGGATTTCTATGGAGTGAGAAGGAGGTGCAGTAAGTTGGCCATTAGGGTTGATCGTCTTTTGCGTCAGGTGATAGAGGAGaggagaagggaagaggaagagtgCAGGAGCAGTGATGACTTCCTCAGTGTATTACTCACGTTACCAAAGGAAGACCAGTTGAGTGATTCCGATATGGTGGCAGTTCTGTGG GAGATGCTATTTCGAGGAACAGATGTGGTTGCAATCCTTCTGGAATGGATCATGGCAAGAATGGTGTTGCATCAAGATACCCAAGCCAAGGCCCAACGAGAAATCGATATATGCATCCGCGAAAATCGGCACGTGCGAGACTCGGACATTCCCAATCTTCCTTACCTTCAAGCCATAGTTAAGGAAGTCCTCCGATTGCATCCTCCGGGCCCACTACTCTCATGGGCTCGCCTCGCCACTCACGATGTCCACATAGGCAAGTTCTTTGTCCCGGCGGGTACTACAGCAATGGTGAATATGTGGGCTATAACCCACGATGGGTCCATTTGGAAAGACCCATGGGCGTTCAGACCAGAACGGTTCTTGGAAGAAGATGTTAGTATCATGGGCTCGGATTTAAGGCTTGCTCCATTTGGGTCGGGCCGTCGGGTTTGCCCAGGTAAGGCCCTCGGTTTGGCCACTGTTCATTTGTGGTTGGCAAGTCTTCTCGAAAATTTTGTCTGGCTTCCAGTTCCAGCCCATTCCGTCGATCTTTCTGAATGCCTCCGTTTATCCCTTGAAATGAAGAAACCATTGGCTTGCCGCGTTGTTCGCCGGAGACCCACAAGTAAGTGA
- the LOC122076773 gene encoding CTD small phosphatase-like protein 2 isoform X2: MQTKKKLPTRNAAQEHASPRISRPQKKVPECVKVVENKVTELITSSVRKQRIGYVPKKSREPAAVKNLNPSHKLTCDGDRSRSLGNDTANGASIDHKGSHDETGECTLDTIFSPAFHVSKDVGVLANGDISSEHLDMQNSSHQKPPLEFNGVSHCNKDLVAAGLSSEVSAIYLAMQQSKLECVDELSHDSISTDICVETEEIEELDDFDPYFFIKNLPDLSSVVPTFRPMLLPKQTRSCPRTTLVLDLDETLVHSTLEHCNNADFTFSVNFNFKEHTVYVRCRPHLKDFMERVAKLFEIIIFTASQAIYAEQLLNVLDPKRRVFRHRVYRESCVFVEGNYLKDLSVLGRDLAHVIIIDNSPQAFGFQVDNGIPIESWFDDPLDQELLLLLPFLESLVAVEDVRPLIAKRFNLREKIAAAVYPSLNSNRRDPFER; this comes from the exons aTGCAAACCAAGAAGAAATTACCGACACGAAATGCTGCTCAAGAACATGCCAGTCCAAGAATATCAAGACCGCAGAAGAAAGTGCCTGAGTGTGTGAAAGTTGTGGAAAACAAAGTCACGGAGCTAATTACATCTTCTGTTAGAAAGCAGAGAATTG GTTATGTGCCAAAGAAAAGTAGAGAGCCAGCTGCAGTTAAAAATTTGAATCCTAGTCACAAACTGACATGTGATGGGGATCGTAGTAGAAGCTTGGGTAATGATACAGCTAATGGCGCTTCGATTGACCATAAG GGATCTCATGACGAGACTGGTGAATGCACATTGGATACCATATTTTCGCCGGCCTTTCATGTCTCGAAAGATGTGGGAGTCCTTGCTAATGGAG ATATTTCCTCTGAGCACTTAGATATGCAGAACAGTAGTCATCAGAAGCCTCCTTTGGAGTTTAATGGAGTGTCACACTGTAATAAGGATTTAGTTGCGGCTGGTCTATCATCCGAGGTTTCAGCCATATACCTTGCCATGCAGCAGTCGAAGTTGGAGTGTGTTGATGAGCTCAGTCATGATTCAATTTCGACTGACATTTGCGTAGAAACCgaagaaattgaagaacttgatgattttgatccatacttttttataaaaaatttaccaGACTTGTCTTCAGTGGTTCCTACTTTTCGGCCCATGCTACTTCCGAAGCAAACACGGAGTTGCCCTCGTACTACACTCGTTTTGGACTTGGATG AGACACTTGTGCACTCCACTCTTGAACACTGCAATAATGCAGATTTTACATTTTCGGTAAATTTTAACTTtaaggagcatacggtttatgTTCGGTGTCGCCCTCATCTCAAGGACTTTATGGAAAGGGTTGCCAAACTTTTTGAGATTATCATCTTTACAGCTAGTCAAGCAATTTACGCGGAGCAGCTTCTGAATGTACTGGATCCCAAAAGGAGAGTTTTTCGCCACCGTGTTTATCGCGAGTCCTGTGTTTTTGTAGAGGGTAATTACCTCAAAGATCTGTCTGTTCTGGGCCGTGATTTGGCTCATGTGATCATAATTGATAACTCTCCGCAG GCTTTTGGGTTTCAAGTGGATAACGGGATCCCAATTGAGAGTTGGTTTGATGATCCTTTGGATCAAGAATTACTTTTGTTACTTCCTTTCCTGGAGAGCTTGGTTGCAGTTGAAGATGTTCGGCCATTGATTGCAAAGAGATTCAATCTCCGGGAGAAGATAGCTGCAGCTGTTTATCCGTCATTGAACTCAAACAGAAGAGATCCTTTTGAAAGGTGA
- the LOC122076773 gene encoding CTD small phosphatase-like protein 2 isoform X1: MQTKKKLPTRNAAQEHASPRISRPQKKVPECVKVVENKVTELITSSVRKQRIGYVPKKSREPAAVKNLNPSHKLTCDGDRSRSLGNDTANGASIDHKGSHDETGECTLDTIFSPAFHVSKDVGVLANGVSFVKFFRSEDHKNSGITEPVDALRSIVSLQTSNPTGKDEQKNYGQNIETETDTICSVDMDVDSDISSEHLDMQNSSHQKPPLEFNGVSHCNKDLVAAGLSSEVSAIYLAMQQSKLECVDELSHDSISTDICVETEEIEELDDFDPYFFIKNLPDLSSVVPTFRPMLLPKQTRSCPRTTLVLDLDETLVHSTLEHCNNADFTFSVNFNFKEHTVYVRCRPHLKDFMERVAKLFEIIIFTASQAIYAEQLLNVLDPKRRVFRHRVYRESCVFVEGNYLKDLSVLGRDLAHVIIIDNSPQAFGFQVDNGIPIESWFDDPLDQELLLLLPFLESLVAVEDVRPLIAKRFNLREKIAAAVYPSLNSNRRDPFER; the protein is encoded by the exons aTGCAAACCAAGAAGAAATTACCGACACGAAATGCTGCTCAAGAACATGCCAGTCCAAGAATATCAAGACCGCAGAAGAAAGTGCCTGAGTGTGTGAAAGTTGTGGAAAACAAAGTCACGGAGCTAATTACATCTTCTGTTAGAAAGCAGAGAATTG GTTATGTGCCAAAGAAAAGTAGAGAGCCAGCTGCAGTTAAAAATTTGAATCCTAGTCACAAACTGACATGTGATGGGGATCGTAGTAGAAGCTTGGGTAATGATACAGCTAATGGCGCTTCGATTGACCATAAG GGATCTCATGACGAGACTGGTGAATGCACATTGGATACCATATTTTCGCCGGCCTTTCATGTCTCGAAAGATGTGGGAGTCCTTGCTAATGGAG TAAGCTTTGTTAAGTTTTTCCGGAGCGAAGACCACAAGAACTCCGGAATTACGGAACCAGTTGATGCATTGAGAAGTATTGTTTCTCTACAAACTTCTAATCCAACTGGAAAGGATGAGCAGAAGAATTATGGCCAGAACATTGAAACAGAAACTGATACCATATGTTCTGTTGATATGGATGTGGATTCAGATATTTCCTCTGAGCACTTAGATATGCAGAACAGTAGTCATCAGAAGCCTCCTTTGGAGTTTAATGGAGTGTCACACTGTAATAAGGATTTAGTTGCGGCTGGTCTATCATCCGAGGTTTCAGCCATATACCTTGCCATGCAGCAGTCGAAGTTGGAGTGTGTTGATGAGCTCAGTCATGATTCAATTTCGACTGACATTTGCGTAGAAACCgaagaaattgaagaacttgatgattttgatccatacttttttataaaaaatttaccaGACTTGTCTTCAGTGGTTCCTACTTTTCGGCCCATGCTACTTCCGAAGCAAACACGGAGTTGCCCTCGTACTACACTCGTTTTGGACTTGGATG AGACACTTGTGCACTCCACTCTTGAACACTGCAATAATGCAGATTTTACATTTTCGGTAAATTTTAACTTtaaggagcatacggtttatgTTCGGTGTCGCCCTCATCTCAAGGACTTTATGGAAAGGGTTGCCAAACTTTTTGAGATTATCATCTTTACAGCTAGTCAAGCAATTTACGCGGAGCAGCTTCTGAATGTACTGGATCCCAAAAGGAGAGTTTTTCGCCACCGTGTTTATCGCGAGTCCTGTGTTTTTGTAGAGGGTAATTACCTCAAAGATCTGTCTGTTCTGGGCCGTGATTTGGCTCATGTGATCATAATTGATAACTCTCCGCAG GCTTTTGGGTTTCAAGTGGATAACGGGATCCCAATTGAGAGTTGGTTTGATGATCCTTTGGATCAAGAATTACTTTTGTTACTTCCTTTCCTGGAGAGCTTGGTTGCAGTTGAAGATGTTCGGCCATTGATTGCAAAGAGATTCAATCTCCGGGAGAAGATAGCTGCAGCTGTTTATCCGTCATTGAACTCAAACAGAAGAGATCCTTTTGAAAGGTGA